In one Brevibacillus composti genomic region, the following are encoded:
- a CDS encoding YaaC family protein, translating into MEAWSFLRLLETEPAARSFLSDYYRQQGVEVAERLAFQQSSRFLFTWRQARAFYESAEKTPLSIKPLLLFYGCVHLLKGWLIAIDPGYPQNSRVLQHGVTTRKVKRSNYQFLKDEVRPQKEGLFSHLAQLHSVSPLQDRYAIQELLTYLPAMREPLQAVTGHAAPWVTVRWEKLQRTGMEREEYVLSFPAATEGTLTYSPETFLQFLSRLTRSDLFSAVTWLDSSGETKRIAMPASSFPILESHPLFSIQQSTLYFWNGDAAVLPLPEWASHYLLLYVLSMLSRYDTEWWGELTLTHSYSEQFLIEFFLEHHVKVFPTVIMRQMQKNNTLA; encoded by the coding sequence ATGGAAGCATGGTCCTTCCTGCGTCTGCTGGAAACAGAGCCGGCAGCCCGCTCATTTTTATCCGACTATTACCGACAGCAAGGAGTGGAAGTTGCGGAACGTCTGGCGTTTCAGCAAAGCTCGCGCTTCCTCTTTACCTGGAGACAGGCCCGTGCTTTTTACGAATCCGCTGAAAAAACGCCGCTTTCCATCAAGCCCCTGCTCCTTTTTTACGGCTGTGTCCATCTTTTAAAGGGGTGGTTGATCGCTATCGACCCTGGCTACCCGCAAAACAGCCGGGTCCTTCAACACGGTGTCACGACGCGAAAAGTGAAGCGCAGCAACTATCAGTTTTTAAAAGACGAGGTGCGCCCGCAAAAAGAGGGGCTCTTTTCCCATCTGGCTCAGCTTCACTCCGTGTCCCCCTTGCAGGATCGCTATGCGATCCAGGAATTGCTGACGTATTTGCCGGCGATGCGCGAGCCGCTGCAAGCCGTGACGGGTCACGCTGCTCCTTGGGTGACTGTTCGCTGGGAGAAACTGCAGCGTACGGGAATGGAGAGGGAGGAGTATGTGCTTAGCTTTCCGGCAGCCACGGAAGGAACGTTGACGTACTCTCCTGAGACGTTTCTCCAATTTCTCTCCCGCCTTACTCGGAGTGATTTATTCTCTGCCGTGACATGGCTGGACAGCAGCGGCGAGACAAAAAGAATCGCCATGCCGGCTTCATCCTTTCCCATCCTGGAATCGCACCCGCTGTTTTCGATTCAGCAGTCGACCTTGTATTTTTGGAACGGTGACGCTGCTGTTTTGCCTCTGCCTGAATGGGCCAGTCATTATCTGCTCCTCTATGTGCTAAGCATGCTTTCCCGGTATGATACCGAGTGGTGGGGGGAACTAACCTTGACGCACTCTTACTCAGAGCAGTTTCTCATCGAATTCTTCCTGGAGCATCACGTGAAGGTGTTTCCTACCGTTATTATGAGGCAGATGCAAAAAAACAACACCCTCGCTTAG
- the guaB gene encoding IMP dehydrogenase → MREDKFVKEGLTFDDVLLIPGKSEILPRDVDTSTKLSDKVTLNIPLLSAGMDTVTESALAIAMARQGGIGIIHKNMTIEQQASEVDRVKRSESGVITNPFSLSPEHTVADADALMGKYRISGVPIVDSQNHLVGILTNRDLRFVHDFSILIKDVMTKENLVTAPVGTTLQQAEATLQKYKIEKLPLVDEHNVLKGLITIKDIEKAIQYPNAAKDEHGRLLCGAAVGVAADTYARAEALVKAGVDVLVVDTAHGHHINVSNTVRELRKAYPDLTIVAGNVATGEATRDLIEAGASVVKVGIGPGSICTTRVVAGIGVPQITAIYDCAKVAREYNIPIIADGGVKYSGDLPKAIGAGASAIMIGSLFAGTEESPGEFEIFQGRRFKVYRGMGSIGAMKAGSKDRYFQENEQKLVPEGIEGRVPYKGSLSEVVYQLIGGLRAGMGYCGTKTIQELIENSQFIRITGAGLRESHPHDVQITKEAPNYTIS, encoded by the coding sequence GTGCGGGAAGACAAATTCGTGAAAGAGGGCTTAACGTTTGATGACGTTCTCCTCATTCCGGGAAAATCAGAAATTTTACCTCGTGATGTCGATACCTCTACAAAATTGAGCGATAAGGTCACGTTGAATATTCCGCTGCTGAGTGCAGGGATGGATACGGTGACAGAGTCTGCCCTTGCGATTGCCATGGCCAGACAAGGTGGAATCGGGATCATTCACAAGAACATGACCATTGAGCAACAAGCGAGCGAGGTTGACCGGGTAAAACGCTCTGAAAGTGGTGTTATCACCAACCCGTTTTCCCTCAGTCCAGAGCACACGGTCGCAGACGCGGATGCCTTGATGGGCAAATACCGCATCTCGGGTGTACCGATCGTGGACAGCCAAAATCACCTGGTTGGGATATTGACCAACCGCGACCTGCGTTTTGTTCACGACTTTTCGATTCTGATCAAAGACGTGATGACAAAGGAAAACCTGGTGACAGCCCCAGTGGGCACTACCTTGCAGCAGGCGGAAGCCACCCTGCAAAAATACAAGATTGAAAAGCTTCCTTTGGTGGACGAGCATAATGTGCTGAAAGGCCTGATCACCATCAAAGATATTGAAAAGGCGATCCAATACCCGAATGCAGCCAAGGACGAACATGGCCGCCTTCTGTGCGGAGCGGCTGTCGGTGTAGCAGCCGATACCTATGCCCGTGCGGAAGCGCTGGTGAAAGCCGGGGTAGACGTACTGGTCGTAGATACGGCGCACGGCCACCATATCAATGTGAGCAACACCGTCAGAGAACTGCGCAAGGCCTATCCGGATCTGACCATCGTCGCGGGCAACGTCGCCACAGGGGAAGCTACCCGCGATCTGATCGAAGCAGGCGCGTCCGTCGTCAAAGTGGGCATTGGGCCTGGCTCGATCTGTACGACCCGTGTCGTCGCCGGTATCGGTGTACCCCAAATCACAGCCATCTACGACTGTGCCAAAGTAGCGCGCGAGTACAATATTCCAATTATTGCCGATGGCGGAGTGAAATACTCGGGTGATTTGCCAAAAGCGATTGGTGCGGGCGCTTCGGCCATCATGATCGGCAGCCTGTTTGCCGGGACCGAAGAAAGTCCGGGCGAATTTGAAATTTTCCAAGGCCGCCGCTTCAAGGTATACCGCGGAATGGGCTCCATCGGCGCGATGAAAGCGGGGAGCAAGGATCGCTACTTCCAGGAGAACGAACAAAAGCTCGTTCCCGAGGGAATTGAGGGACGCGTCCCGTACAAAGGCTCGCTCTCTGAAGTCGTTTATCAGCTGATTGGCGGACTTCGCGCCGGAATGGGCTACTGCGGCACGAAAACCATCCAAGAATTGATCGAAAACTCCCAGTTCATTCGCATTACCGGTGCCGGTCTGCGGGAGAGCCATCCGCACGATGTACAAATCACAAAAGAAGCACCAAACTACACCATTTCCTAG
- a CDS encoding D-alanyl-D-alanine carboxypeptidase family protein gives MKRRTWTKRLTGLFLSVAVFMTAWGSAASNAGAAPQADLQLAASSAILVEVTTGKVLYSLNPDQPLPPASMSKIMTEYLINEAVKQKKISWDDKVQVSDYAFYIAKMPNSSGVYLNLGESHTVRELYKAMAVLSANDATVLLAEKIAGSEANFVDMMNKKAQELGMKNTKYVTSTGLPADILGPYSIQTDQKENLMSARDSAILARALIRDFPEALEVSKIPRMTFRPGTPNEIKKANYNWMLPGLNNFYEGVDGLKTGFTDAAKYCFTGTAIKDNMRLISVVMGTGSETKRFQETKKLFDYGFSNYKLTKQMDKGVPVQGFETAPVKNGVELTVPAVTADVVTTLSKIGAETKFTPTVTFQELSAPLQKDQVIGKVTLQEEGTKEGDFLQPEDMAKAGVNLVAGQEVEEASWIRLLFRSFIQFFSNIFSNITGK, from the coding sequence ATGAAACGAAGAACATGGACAAAGCGATTGACAGGTCTATTCCTTTCTGTCGCTGTTTTTATGACGGCTTGGGGCTCGGCGGCCTCAAACGCCGGGGCGGCCCCACAGGCTGATTTGCAGCTCGCCGCCAGTTCAGCCATTCTGGTAGAGGTGACGACAGGAAAGGTCCTGTACAGCCTCAATCCGGACCAGCCGCTGCCGCCGGCCAGCATGAGCAAAATCATGACCGAGTATCTGATCAATGAAGCGGTCAAGCAAAAGAAAATTAGCTGGGATGATAAAGTTCAGGTAAGCGATTATGCTTTTTATATTGCGAAAATGCCTAATTCCTCGGGTGTTTACCTCAACCTGGGAGAATCCCATACCGTAAGAGAACTGTATAAGGCGATGGCCGTCCTGTCCGCAAACGATGCAACGGTGCTGCTCGCGGAAAAAATTGCAGGCAGCGAAGCCAACTTTGTGGACATGATGAATAAGAAGGCGCAAGAGCTGGGCATGAAAAACACGAAATACGTGACCTCAACCGGTTTGCCTGCCGATATTCTCGGTCCGTACTCCATTCAGACCGACCAGAAGGAAAACCTGATGTCCGCACGGGATTCGGCGATCCTGGCCAGAGCGTTGATCCGCGATTTCCCGGAAGCGCTGGAAGTCTCGAAAATTCCTCGCATGACGTTCCGACCCGGTACGCCGAACGAGATCAAAAAGGCCAACTACAACTGGATGCTGCCCGGCTTGAACAATTTCTACGAGGGCGTTGACGGCCTGAAAACCGGGTTTACCGATGCGGCTAAATACTGCTTTACCGGTACGGCCATCAAAGACAACATGCGATTGATCAGCGTCGTGATGGGAACCGGCAGCGAAACGAAACGCTTTCAGGAAACCAAGAAATTGTTCGACTATGGCTTCAGCAACTACAAGCTGACCAAGCAGATGGACAAAGGCGTTCCGGTCCAAGGCTTTGAAACAGCGCCGGTGAAAAACGGGGTCGAGCTGACCGTTCCAGCCGTGACGGCAGACGTCGTAACGACGCTGAGCAAAATCGGGGCCGAAACCAAATTTACGCCGACAGTCACCTTCCAGGAGCTGAGCGCACCGCTGCAAAAAGACCAGGTCATCGGGAAGGTCACACTCCAAGAAGAAGGGACGAAAGAGGGAGACTTTCTGCAGCCGGAGGATATGGCAAAAGCGGGCGTCAATCTCGTCGCTGGGCAGGAAGTGGAGGAAGCCAGCTGGATCCGTTTATTGTTCCGCAGCTTCATCCAATTCTTCAGCAATATTTTTAGCAACATCACGGGAAAATAA
- the pdxS gene encoding pyridoxal 5'-phosphate synthase lyase subunit PdxS: protein MVQVGTSRVKRGMAEMQKGGVIMDVVNAEQAKIAEAAGAVAVMALERVPSDIRAAGGVARMADLGIVEEVMNAVSIPVMAKARIGHFVEARVLESMGVDYLDESEVLTPADDMYHINKKEFTVPFVCGARDLGEALRRIGEGASMIRTKGEPGTGNIVEAVRHMRTMQSQIRKVQSMSYDELMAEAKNLGAPYDLLEYVHKNGKLPVVNFAAGGVATPSDAALMMQLGADGVFVGSGIFKSENPEKFARAIVEATTHYTDYELIARVSKGLGTAMPGLEISKLREADRMQERGW from the coding sequence ATGGTACAAGTAGGAACTTCCCGCGTGAAGCGTGGCATGGCGGAAATGCAAAAAGGCGGCGTTATCATGGACGTTGTCAATGCGGAACAGGCGAAAATTGCCGAAGCAGCAGGGGCAGTAGCGGTAATGGCGCTGGAGCGCGTACCGTCCGATATTCGTGCAGCAGGCGGCGTAGCCCGGATGGCTGACCTCGGAATCGTCGAGGAAGTAATGAATGCTGTCTCCATCCCGGTAATGGCAAAAGCGCGGATTGGCCACTTTGTCGAGGCGCGTGTTCTGGAATCGATGGGCGTAGACTATCTCGATGAGAGTGAAGTCCTTACTCCAGCTGACGATATGTACCATATCAATAAAAAAGAATTCACAGTGCCGTTCGTATGCGGTGCCCGCGACCTGGGCGAAGCGCTCCGCCGTATTGGCGAAGGCGCGTCGATGATCCGTACCAAAGGGGAGCCGGGCACAGGCAACATCGTAGAAGCGGTTCGCCATATGCGGACCATGCAGTCCCAAATCCGCAAGGTGCAAAGTATGTCTTACGACGAACTGATGGCGGAAGCGAAAAACCTCGGCGCTCCTTACGATCTCCTGGAGTACGTCCATAAAAACGGCAAGCTGCCAGTGGTAAACTTTGCAGCAGGCGGGGTAGCGACTCCATCGGACGCTGCGCTGATGATGCAGCTGGGCGCGGACGGCGTATTCGTCGGATCCGGCATCTTCAAATCGGAGAACCCGGAGAAATTTGCCCGTGCGATCGTGGAAGCGACCACCCACTACACCGACTACGAACTGATCGCCCGCGTATCCAAAGGACTGGGTACGGCGATGCCGGGTCTGGAAATCTCCAAGCTGCGTGAAGCAGACCGCATGCAAGAGCGCGGCTGGTAA
- the pdxT gene encoding pyridoxal 5'-phosphate synthase glutaminase subunit PdxT, which produces MKIGVLSLQGAVAEHVRMLEEAGATAIAVKKVEELEDLDGLVLPGGESTTMSKLMHNYGFMEALRQFGQAKKPIFGTCAGAILLANRINGQEDTHLGLMDIKVERNAFGRQKDSFEVELPVAGVAADYPAVFIRAPYIMEVGENAQVLAKYEEKIVAAREGHYLAAAFHPELTEDARMHRYFVEMVKEYRG; this is translated from the coding sequence ATGAAAATTGGCGTTCTTTCCTTGCAGGGAGCTGTCGCCGAGCATGTCCGCATGCTGGAGGAAGCCGGCGCGACAGCCATCGCAGTAAAAAAAGTAGAAGAGCTTGAAGATCTGGACGGATTGGTCCTTCCCGGCGGGGAAAGCACGACCATGAGCAAGCTCATGCATAATTACGGGTTTATGGAGGCTCTTCGCCAGTTTGGACAAGCGAAGAAACCGATTTTCGGCACATGTGCCGGAGCGATTCTGCTGGCCAATCGCATTAACGGCCAGGAAGACACCCACCTCGGCTTGATGGATATCAAGGTGGAGCGCAATGCATTTGGCCGGCAAAAGGACAGCTTTGAAGTGGAGCTTCCTGTTGCGGGAGTCGCGGCCGATTACCCAGCAGTATTCATCCGTGCGCCGTACATCATGGAAGTGGGCGAGAATGCCCAGGTGCTGGCCAAGTACGAAGAGAAGATCGTAGCCGCCCGCGAAGGACATTATCTGGCCGCAGCCTTCCATCCGGAGCTGACGGAAGATGCGCGGATGCACCGGTACTTCGTCGAGATGGTGAAGGAATACCGCGGATAG
- the serS gene encoding serine--tRNA ligase, which produces MLDVKVLRHDLEEVRRRLANRGEDISALDQFADVDEKRRHLIQEAEGLKNKRNTVSEQVAVLKRNKENADHLIAEMKEVSDRIKVLDEGLRQLDEQLEQILLSLPNLPHESVPVGTSEDDNVVAWTWGEPRSFSFEPKPHWELGQELGIIDFETAAKVTGSRFVFYKGLGARLERALMNFMLDLHTTQHGYEELLPPYIVNRTSMTGTGQLPKFEEDAFKLDGFDYFLIPTAEVPVTNMHRDEILDVADLPRYYAAYSACFRSEAGSAGRDTRGLIRQHQFNKVELVKFVKPEDSYQELETLVKNAEKVLQLLGLPYRVLSMCTGDLGFTAAKKYDLEVWIPSYQTYREISSCSNFEDFQARRANIRFRRDTKSKPEFVHTLNGSGLAIGRTVAALIENYQQEDGSILIPEVLRPYLGGLEKIAPK; this is translated from the coding sequence ATGTTAGATGTAAAAGTGTTGCGCCATGACTTGGAAGAAGTCAGACGCCGCCTGGCGAACAGAGGCGAAGATATTTCGGCTTTGGACCAATTTGCGGACGTAGATGAAAAGCGCCGCCATTTGATTCAGGAAGCCGAAGGTTTGAAAAATAAACGAAATACCGTATCCGAACAGGTAGCCGTACTCAAACGGAACAAGGAAAATGCCGACCATCTGATCGCAGAAATGAAAGAAGTTAGCGACCGCATCAAGGTACTGGACGAAGGGCTGCGCCAACTGGACGAACAACTGGAGCAAATCCTGCTGAGCCTGCCCAATCTGCCGCATGAGAGTGTGCCGGTCGGGACATCGGAAGACGATAATGTGGTGGCCTGGACCTGGGGAGAGCCGAGGAGCTTTTCGTTCGAACCCAAACCGCACTGGGAGCTGGGACAGGAGCTGGGCATCATCGACTTCGAGACAGCGGCGAAGGTAACCGGCAGCCGCTTTGTCTTCTACAAAGGCCTGGGCGCTCGCCTGGAACGCGCGCTGATGAACTTCATGCTCGATTTGCATACGACCCAACACGGCTACGAAGAGCTGTTGCCGCCGTATATTGTCAACCGGACCAGCATGACTGGCACGGGCCAGCTGCCGAAATTCGAGGAGGATGCCTTCAAACTGGATGGCTTCGATTATTTCCTCATCCCGACAGCGGAAGTCCCGGTGACCAACATGCATCGCGACGAGATCCTCGACGTGGCAGACCTGCCACGATACTATGCAGCCTACAGTGCGTGCTTCCGCTCTGAGGCAGGTTCGGCCGGCCGCGATACCCGCGGGTTGATCCGTCAGCATCAGTTCAACAAAGTAGAGCTGGTGAAGTTCGTCAAGCCGGAGGACTCCTATCAGGAGCTGGAAACACTGGTGAAAAACGCGGAAAAGGTCCTGCAGCTGCTCGGTCTGCCTTACCGGGTGCTGAGCATGTGCACAGGCGACCTTGGATTTACAGCCGCGAAAAAATACGATTTGGAAGTATGGATTCCGAGCTATCAGACGTACCGGGAAATCTCGTCTTGTTCCAACTTCGAGGACTTCCAGGCGCGCAGAGCCAATATCCGTTTCCGCCGCGACACCAAGTCCAAGCCAGAGTTTGTTCATACATTGAATGGCTCGGGACTGGCAATCGGCCGCACCGTAGCCGCGTTAATCGAGAACTACCAACAAGAAGACGGCTCGATCCTGATTCCGGAGGTCCTGCGTCCGTACCTGGGCGGATTGGAAAAAATCGCGCCGAAGTAA
- the aceB gene encoding malate synthase A, translating into MTAIQLNQYPADVLITGELPPPYADILTPEAITFLIKLEQHFGQRRRELLDLRQKKQEMIDSGQLPDFLPETEHIRKSDWRIHPLPGDLQDRRVEITGPAGDRKMVINALNSGARLFMADFEDANSPTWANTVEGQINLRDAVRRTISYTSPEGKKYALREQTAVLIVRPRGWHLEEKHLRIQGQPMSGSLFDFGLYFFHNAHALLERGSGPYFYLPKLENHLEARLWNDVFCWAQDELGIPLGTIKATVLIETILAAFEMDEILYELKEHSAGLNCGRWDYIFSYIKKMRNHPDVILPDRAQVTMTVPFMRAYTTLAVKTCHKRQAPCIGGMAAQIPVKNDPAKNEEALLKVRADKEREAYDGHDGSWVAHPGLVPVAMEVYNRLMPEPNQIWYKREDVQVTAADLLEIPQGDITEEGVRTNIRVGILYIEAWLRGHGAVPINNLMEDAATAEISRAQIWQWIRHPRGVLPDGRKITLALVKQWLSEELQTIKQEIGLERYETGKFKLAGELFLQLVTADEFSEFLTIPGYAYLD; encoded by the coding sequence TTGACTGCGATTCAACTGAATCAGTACCCGGCCGATGTGTTGATTACCGGCGAATTGCCGCCGCCGTACGCGGACATTCTCACCCCCGAAGCCATCACGTTTCTGATCAAGCTGGAGCAACACTTTGGGCAGAGAAGACGCGAGCTGCTTGATTTGCGCCAAAAGAAGCAGGAGATGATTGATTCCGGACAGCTGCCTGACTTTTTGCCGGAAACGGAACATATCCGCAAAAGCGATTGGCGCATCCATCCGTTGCCTGGCGATCTTCAGGATCGGAGAGTGGAGATCACCGGGCCTGCCGGAGACCGGAAAATGGTGATCAACGCTTTGAACTCGGGGGCGCGGCTGTTTATGGCCGATTTTGAAGACGCCAATTCTCCGACGTGGGCCAACACGGTAGAAGGACAGATCAACCTGCGTGATGCGGTCAGGCGGACGATCTCCTATACCAGCCCGGAAGGAAAAAAATACGCGCTCCGGGAACAGACAGCCGTCTTGATCGTCAGGCCGCGCGGCTGGCATCTGGAAGAAAAGCATTTGCGCATTCAGGGGCAACCGATGTCCGGCAGCCTGTTCGATTTTGGTCTTTATTTCTTTCATAATGCGCATGCGCTGCTGGAGAGAGGAAGCGGTCCTTACTTTTATCTGCCCAAGCTGGAGAACCACCTGGAGGCCCGACTGTGGAATGATGTCTTTTGCTGGGCACAGGATGAGCTGGGAATTCCGCTCGGCACGATCAAAGCCACCGTGCTGATCGAAACGATCCTGGCGGCCTTTGAAATGGATGAAATCTTGTACGAATTGAAAGAGCATAGCGCGGGGCTGAACTGCGGACGCTGGGATTATATTTTCAGCTATATCAAAAAGATGCGCAATCACCCGGATGTGATCCTCCCCGACCGGGCGCAGGTCACGATGACCGTCCCGTTCATGCGAGCCTATACGACGCTGGCCGTGAAAACCTGCCATAAACGGCAAGCGCCTTGCATCGGCGGCATGGCTGCACAAATTCCGGTCAAAAACGACCCGGCAAAAAATGAGGAAGCCCTGCTGAAAGTAAGGGCCGACAAGGAGCGGGAAGCCTACGACGGCCACGATGGTTCATGGGTGGCCCACCCCGGATTGGTGCCCGTGGCGATGGAGGTCTACAACCGCCTGATGCCGGAGCCCAATCAGATCTGGTACAAACGAGAGGATGTACAGGTCACGGCGGCCGATCTCCTGGAGATTCCCCAGGGAGACATCACCGAGGAAGGCGTTCGCACCAACATCCGGGTCGGCATCTTATACATCGAAGCGTGGCTGCGGGGACATGGCGCAGTCCCGATCAACAACCTCATGGAAGACGCGGCGACTGCGGAGATATCCCGGGCCCAAATCTGGCAATGGATCAGGCATCCCCGGGGCGTTCTCCCGGATGGCCGCAAGATTACGCTGGCGCTGGTCAAACAGTGGCTGAGCGAAGAGCTGCAAACCATCAAACAGGAAATCGGTCTGGAGCGGTATGAGACCGGGAAATTCAAACTGGCGGGCGAGCTGTTCCTGCAGCTGGTGACAGCCGACGAATTTTCCGAGTTTCTGACCATCCCGGGCTATGCCTATCTCGATTAA
- the aceA gene encoding isocitrate lyase: MNRQEAIRQLEESWKSERFQGIQRPYTAEDVVRLRGSVQIEHTLARIGAERLWKLLHTEHHVKALGALTGNQAIQQVKAGLKAIYLSGWQVAADANLSGQMYPDQSLYPANSVPHVVKRINQALQRADQIQQSEGTGDTYWFAPIVADAEAGFGGPLNVFELMKGMIEAGAAGVHFEDQLASEKKCGHMGGKVLIPTQAAVRNLIAARFAADVMGVPTIIVARTDANGAFLITSDIDDTDKPFLTGERTPEGFFRMKGGLDAAIARGLSYAPYADLIWCETSEPNLEEARRFAEAIHAQYPGKLLAYNCSPSFNWKKKLGEEEIARFQNELGEMGYKFQFVTLAGFHALNYSMFELARGYRDRGMAAYSELQQAEFASEQYGYTATRHQREVGTGYFDEVAQVIAGGTSSTTALTGSTEEEQFAHN; this comes from the coding sequence ATGAACAGACAAGAGGCGATCAGACAATTGGAGGAGAGCTGGAAGAGCGAACGTTTTCAAGGGATTCAGCGCCCGTATACGGCCGAGGATGTCGTGCGTCTGCGCGGTTCGGTGCAGATCGAGCATACGCTGGCCCGCATCGGCGCGGAGCGGCTGTGGAAGCTGCTGCACACCGAGCATCATGTCAAGGCGCTTGGCGCTCTGACCGGAAATCAGGCGATCCAGCAGGTAAAGGCAGGCTTGAAGGCCATCTACCTCAGCGGATGGCAGGTGGCAGCCGACGCCAACCTGTCCGGCCAGATGTATCCCGACCAAAGCCTCTACCCGGCTAACAGTGTCCCTCATGTGGTGAAGCGGATCAACCAGGCGCTGCAGCGTGCCGACCAGATCCAGCAGTCGGAGGGCACAGGCGATACGTACTGGTTTGCGCCGATCGTGGCGGATGCCGAGGCGGGCTTTGGCGGACCGCTCAATGTCTTTGAACTGATGAAGGGCATGATCGAAGCGGGGGCGGCCGGCGTCCATTTCGAAGACCAGCTCGCCTCGGAGAAAAAATGCGGCCACATGGGCGGCAAAGTGCTGATTCCCACACAGGCAGCTGTCCGCAACCTGATCGCGGCCCGTTTCGCTGCCGATGTGATGGGCGTGCCGACGATCATCGTGGCCCGGACCGACGCCAATGGCGCCTTCCTGATCACCAGCGACATCGACGATACCGACAAGCCTTTCCTGACCGGAGAGCGCACCCCCGAAGGCTTTTTCCGCATGAAAGGCGGGCTGGATGCGGCAATCGCCCGCGGTCTCAGCTATGCCCCGTACGCCGATCTGATCTGGTGCGAGACTTCCGAGCCCAATCTGGAGGAGGCCCGCCGTTTTGCCGAGGCCATTCACGCCCAGTATCCCGGCAAACTGCTGGCGTACAACTGCTCTCCTTCGTTCAACTGGAAGAAAAAACTGGGCGAGGAGGAGATCGCACGCTTCCAGAACGAGCTGGGAGAGATGGGCTACAAATTCCAGTTCGTCACGCTGGCAGGCTTCCATGCGTTGAATTACAGCATGTTCGAGCTGGCGCGCGGCTACCGCGACCGCGGAATGGCTGCCTATTCCGAGCTCCAGCAGGCCGAATTTGCCAGCGAACAATACGGCTATACCGCGACTCGCCACCAGCGGGAAGTGGGCACCGGGTATTTCGACGAGGTCGCCCAGGTGATCGCGGGAGGCACTTCCTCGACAACGGCTTTGACCGGTTCTACGGAAGAGGAGCAGTTTGCCCACAATTAA
- a CDS encoding helix-turn-helix domain-containing protein produces MTIEGIGELILTYRQRENLSLSELAERTGINKTSLSRIETGETKQPSFDLWKKVAHTLHIPYSEVIGIYLDATERPTTIKLLLEESIILNHPTLMQKAAGKLLETPKIDAYLALDYLLQVTKEIPDRYAKLMLYQVLIDYTRKNGVPYYLGKCIYERYILERDDFTHFEDTYRRGKELSPYIEFLQPTERVDYYYRMGVHAYILEHYGESIEFCGKGIREDQSDNKQRASALISIVNSYLRLGDLIMAGIFLDMYEESKYADFRKKHLRALLLTKKGQHDEAIALYKECLQEAGQEGRITVVSDLLEACLEVQRNDEIRTLIDSESELLSQDILMHPYRIKQAARYYKRKGICLLAIGEIQKGLDSLLASITYYRQIGDLERMIECVGLFLKENHAKSKNDYYENIEKIGNICYSR; encoded by the coding sequence ATGACAATTGAAGGGATAGGGGAACTGATTCTCACCTACCGGCAACGGGAGAATCTATCATTGTCAGAGCTGGCAGAGCGGACAGGCATCAACAAAACATCGCTTTCTCGCATCGAGACCGGCGAGACAAAACAACCTAGCTTCGACCTATGGAAAAAGGTTGCCCATACCCTCCATATTCCTTATAGCGAAGTCATCGGAATCTACCTGGACGCGACAGAAAGACCCACAACGATTAAACTGCTGCTGGAAGAATCCATCATCCTCAATCATCCAACGCTGATGCAAAAGGCGGCCGGAAAGCTGCTGGAAACGCCAAAAATAGACGCCTACCTTGCTCTGGACTACCTTCTCCAAGTGACAAAAGAAATCCCTGATCGCTACGCAAAACTCATGTTGTACCAAGTATTGATTGACTATACGCGGAAAAACGGAGTGCCCTATTACCTGGGCAAATGCATCTATGAACGCTACATACTGGAGCGGGACGACTTCACCCATTTCGAAGATACATACCGGCGAGGTAAGGAATTATCTCCCTATATCGAATTTTTGCAGCCGACCGAGCGGGTCGACTATTATTACCGGATGGGTGTGCATGCCTATATTCTGGAGCATTACGGCGAAAGCATCGAGTTTTGTGGCAAAGGCATACGCGAGGATCAAAGCGACAATAAGCAGAGAGCGTCCGCCCTGATATCCATCGTCAACTCCTATTTGCGCTTGGGCGATCTGATCATGGCCGGCATTTTCCTAGATATGTACGAAGAGAGCAAATACGCTGATTTTCGAAAGAAACACTTGCGGGCGCTTCTGCTCACCAAAAAAGGCCAGCACGATGAAGCCATCGCCCTGTACAAAGAGTGCCTGCAGGAAGCCGGACAGGAGGGGCGGATCACGGTCGTCAGCGATCTGCTGGAGGCATGCCTGGAGGTGCAGCGAAATGATGAAATCAGAACCCTCATCGATTCAGAGAGCGAACTGCTTTCCCAAGACATACTGATGCACCCCTATCGGATTAAGCAGGCGGCCAGGTACTACAAACGAAAGGGGATTTGTCTATTAGCCATCGGGGAGATTCAAAAGGGGCTCGATAGTTTGCTTGCGAGCATTACGTACTATCGGCAAATCGGAGATCTGGAAAGAATGATCGAATGCGTGGGGTTATTCCTCAAAGAAAATCACGCCAAAAGCAAAAACGATTATTACGAAAATATAGAAAAGATAGGGAACATATGCTATAGTAGGTAA